The Flammeovirga pectinis genomic interval CAAGCTCGTTTATTAAGAGTTTTAGAAAATAAAGAATTTATAAGAGTTGGTTCCTCTAAGGTTTTAAAAACCGATGTACGTGTTGTTGCTGCAACAAATGTCAATCTTTTAAAAAATGTACAAAAAGGTAAGTTCAGAGAAGATCTTTATTACCGCTTAAATACTGTACCGATTAATGTACCTCCTTTAAGAGAAAGAGGTAATGATATCGAATTATTATTTAGAAAATTTGCTACAGATTTTGCAGAACAATATCATGTAAAACCTTTGGCACTTACTCCAGAGGCAAAACAGATACTCGTAAATTTTGCATTCCCAGGTAACATTCGTCAATTAAAAAATCTAGCTGAACAGATGTCTGCTTTAGAACTAGATAGATTAGTAACTGGCGACACAATGAAACGTTACTTACCCCAAGTTAACAATCAATTGTTAGTGATGGATAACGACGACAAGTCATTAAACGAAAGAGACTTACTTTATAAAGTTCTTTTTGATATGCGTCAGGATATGAACGACCTCAAGAAAATTGTTATTCAATTAGCACAAGGGAAGAAAAATGCAAGCACTGTTTTAGCAGAAAATTCGAAGCTTTTTAGTAGTGTTATGGATGATATTCCAACTTCTACAGAAACAGCTATTACTGTACGCCCTTCTCAGCAACCAACAAGTTATAATTTTGATTCACCAGCAGAGCCTTCTATAAATAATGACAACCCTGTTATTATCACTAATAAGGACACTGATAATTACGGTAACAACACCTACGATTTAGATAAAGTAGTTGAAGTAAAACCTGAGGAAGAATCTTTATCTATTGAGAAGAAAGAGAAAGAATTAATTATTAAGGCTTTACAGAAAAATAATAATAAAAGAAAGTATGCAGCTCAAGATCTTGGTATCTCGGAACGCACTTTATATCGAAAAATTAAACAATACGAACTTGATGAATAATATTAATAGTTGGGTAACAAAACTTATTGTGTTACCTCTACTTCTACTTTCAGCCTGTACAGGAGTACGTTTTACATTTTCGGGTGTTAATATTGACCCTAATATTAAAACATTTTCTGTAGAGCCCTATACAAATGAAGCTTCAGATGGTCCATCAACAATGGCTTTTACATTTACAGATGAACTTACGCAGTACATTCTTAGAAATACAAGTTTAACTGCCGCACCTCAAGGTTTAAAAGGTGACATTGAATTTAGTGGAGCTGTTACTGGCTATAGAGTCACTCCAATTTCTCCTGGCGGAGGTGAACAACAACAAACAGAACAACAGCGTCTTACAATCACAGTAAAAACGAACTTTATAAATAATTTTGATGATGAGAAAAGTTTTGACAAAGGTTTTTCATTTTTCTATGATTTCCCAGGTAGTCAAAATGTTCAAGATGTGGAATCTCAAGCAATTGAAGTTATCTTTGATCAAATAATAACTGACACATTCCAAGAAGCTTTAGCTGATTGGTAAAAGAAAACCATTATATTTGGATATAGAAATTATAATTCTTAATTTCTTATCCAAATGTATGACTTATCCCCTATTACTTCGATCTTACTACTAAAGTGAATATACACATCAACACTTGGTTACGGAATCCTTCAAATGTGTCTGAAAAAGATACTGAAGAGATACAAAAAGCAATTGAAAAATATCCATATTTTTCAGCGCTAAGAGTTTTACTTGCAAAAGCCAACGATGGCGAGGATGAATACGTAAAAAGTGCTGCTGCTTATGTTTCACATAGACCTTCTTTGCAAACTTTTTTAAACACTACTTTTGATAGTAATGTAAATCTACCTACAACATCTGAAATAGATTTTGAAGAAAATGATTTAGAAACTATTGATTTATTGTCTAATGATGTAATTAAAGAAGTTCCAATAGTTGAAGATGAGATTATAGAAGAAGAAGTGCAGACTGAAGCTCTTGTTGAAGAAACTTCTCATCTTGAAGAGATAAATACGACTATTATAGATAATTCTGATTTAGAAGAGAAAATACTTCACGATTTAGAAGAAAGCAGTAATAATCCAGTCGAAGAAGAATCTGTAGTTTCTACAAGTATTGCTGATGAAATTCTAGCTGAATTAGCCAAAATTTCTCAAGGTATCGACTTAGAAGAAGAAACTACAAATACTATAGAAGAGAAAAGCACAGAAAGTGAAAACTTAGAAATAAATCATTCAATTTCTACGCCTTCTAACGATAGTAAAAGTGAAAGTGATCTAATGAGCTCTGATGAAATGTTAAATCGTTTCAAAGGCTTTTTAGAGACTAAAAATAAGCCCGAAGAGGATATTTTAGATGAGCTATCAAAAGAAGAAGATATCGATACCGATATTTTAGCTTTTGGCGACAAGGAAAACCTAGAACTCAATCCTATTGATGGAGAATTCCCAATTTATAATATTGAATTGGCAGATGAAACCACTAACGAGAGCGATTATATCAAGAGCACTGAAAAAATGGATGATTTAAATATTATCGATTTCAATCAATTTGCTCCAAATACTTCTCAAACTACCTCCCATCAAAAAGAGATAATTGACAAGTTTATTTCGGACTCTCCAGGCATTCCATCTCAAACAAAAAATAATTCTAACGAAGAAAAGAGTACAATTGACCTTTCTGAAAGCTCAACACAGCCTTTTTCTTCTCCGCAAACAGAGAGTTTTGCTAAATTATTGGAAAAACAAGGTAAAAAAGAGGAGGCGATATCAATTTATCAACATCTTATCTTGAAAAATCCAAATAAAGCTAGTTTCTTTGCAGAACGGATTGAATTCTTGAAACAGAATTGATTTAACAAGCATAATATTTTAATACGATGATGTACTTTTTTATAATCCTGATTATTATAATCGCTGTTCTACTAATTTTAGTAGTATTGGCTCAGGATTCAAAAGGTGGTGGTCTTACAGGTGACATGGGCGCTGCAAGTAGTTCAATGATGGGTGCAAGAAGAGCATCTTCATGGATTGAAAACGCGACATGGATCTTGATTATTTCATTAGCCGTACTTTCAATTGGAGTAAACGTTTTTATTCCTAATGACAAGGCTGCTAATGTTCAAACTTCTTCGAGTATCGAAAGTGCTCAAGAAATGCCTGCCCCTACAACTCTACCAGCACAAGAAACTCCAGCAGAAACTGCTCCGGCACCTGCTGATGCTGAATAGTCAAATTTTATATTTGATAAAAAAGCCATCTAATTTATAATTAGATGGTTTTTTTATGCCTGGTTAAATATATGGGACAATAAAAAAGGTGTTTCAAAAGTTTTACCTTTCAAAACACCTTCTTATTATTTTATCAAATAGATATTACATATTCAATGCTCTATCATCTGTAGCTGCCAAGCATGCTTCTTTGATAGCTTCAGAATACGTTGGATGTGCGTGAGACATTCTAGATATATCTTCAGCAGAAGCTCTAAATTCCATCGCTACAACTCCTTCAGATATCATATCAGCAGCACGTGGCCCAATAATATGCATACCTAAAATCTCATCTGTTTCTTTATCTGCAAGTACTTTTACTAAGCCATCAATATCCATAGATGCTCTTGCTCTTCCAGATGCTCTAAATGGGAAAGAACCCGCTTTATATGCTCTCTTAGATTCTTTAAGTTCTTGTTCAGTATAACCAACAGATGCAACTTCTGGCCATGTATAAACAACACCAGGAATCAATTTATAATTGATATGTGGTTTTTGTCCATTCATGTGTTCTGCTACATAAACACCTTCTTCTTCTGCCTTATGTGCTAACATTGCTCCTTTAACAACATCACCAATTGCGTAAACGCCTTCTACAGAAGTTTCTAAATGATCATTTACATCTATACGTCCTCTTTCATCCATTTTACCACCAATAGCTTCAAAATTAAGCTTATCAGTATATGGACGACGACCAATTGAAACTAAACAGTAATCCCCTTTAATTTCAATTTCTTTTCCTTTTTTATCCGTTGCTTTTACAACAACTTCTTCGCCTTCAACTTTAACAGATTCTACTTTAGTTTTTAAGTTAAACTTAAAACCTTCTTTCTTAAGTACTTTCTGCATTTCTTTTCCTAAAGAAACATCCATTGTAGGAATTAAAGCATCTGCGTATTCTACTACTGTAACTTCAGCGCCTAAACGAGCATATACAGAACCTAATTCTAACCCAATTACACCGCCACCAATTACGATAAGATGTTTAGGAATTTCTTTAAGTTCTAAAGCTTCAGTAGAAGTAATAACTCTTTTCTTATCAAACTCTATAAAAGGCAACATTACTGGCTTAGAACCTGTAGCAATTATTACTTTTTTAGAATTAATAATTTTTGATTCTTTTCCTTCAATTTTGATTGTATTTTTATCTACAAAAGAACCAAAACCTTCAAGAACGTCAATTTTATTTTTTTTCATTAAAAAGGCAATACCATCTGTAGTCTGCTTAACTACCTCGCCTTTTCTACCAATCATTTTACCAAAATCAATCTTAGGAGTTTCTACCTCTAAACCATGATCTGCAAAACGGTGTATTGCTTGATGGTATAATTCCGAAGAATCAAGTAATGCTTTTGAAGGAATACATCCAACATTTAAACATGTACCACCTAGTGTTGAATATTTTTCGATTAAGGCTACTTTCATTCCAAGTTGAGAAGCACGAATTGCTGCTATATATCCACCAGGACCTGAACCAATTACTGTTAAATCGTAAGTCATAATTATCCTTAAAAAGGGTTTTTTATGGAAAAAGGAATGTTGAAAATTTAACCCTCCAACATCCCTTTAATTTGTTTGTTTATATAAAGAGATTAATTTTAAACGATTAAACGTCTAATAATAATCTGATTGGATCTTCAAGAAGTTCTTTCACTCGTTTCAAGAAACTTACTGATTCACGACCATCAATAATACGGTGATCATAAGAAAGAGCAACATACATGATTGGACGAATATGAACCTCACCATTAATAGCTACTGGACGTTCTACGATATTATGCATACCTAAGATAGCCGATTGTGGAGCATTAATAATTGGTGTTGACAACATCGATCCAAATACACCACCATTTGTAATAGTAAATGTACCTCCTTCCATTTCTGGAATAGTCAGTTTGTTATCACGAGCTTTAAGTGCTAATCTTCTCACTTCTTTCTCGATTGCTGCTAAGCTTAAAGATTCAGCATTTCTGATTACAGGAACAACTAACCCTTTAGGTGCAGACACAGCAATAGAAATATCAGCATAATCATTATATACTAATTGATTTCCATCAATAAATGCATTTACTGCAGGCCACTCTTGTAATGCTACAGTTACTGCTTTTGTAAAGAATGACATGAAACCTAATCCAATTTCATGCTTGTCTTTAAACATTTCTTTGTATTTCTTACGAAGGTCCATTACTGGCTTCATATCTACCTCGTTAAAGGTAGTTAACATAGCTGTTTCATTCTTCACAGAAACTAAACGACGAGCAACAGTCTTACGTAAAGCCGTCATTTTCTCTCTTCGTTGAGCTCTTTCACCTGCAACAGGAGCCGGAGCAGAAGGAGCTGCCGTTTCTTTCTTAGCTTTTGATGGTGCAGGAGCTGCTACTTTTTGTGCTTTTTCTGCATCTTCTTTTGTAATACGCCCATCAACGCCAGTACCTTTTACAGTAGCAACATCAATACCTTTTTCTGCTAATATTTTAGCTGCCGCTGGAGACGCATGTCCAGTTGCATAAGTTTTGTCTGATGAAGTTGAGGCTGCACTTGTTGCTTCTACTGCAGGAGTAGCAGCAGCTTGAGGCGCACCACCTTCCATTACTTCAATTTTACAAATTGGAGCACCGATTTCTAAAGTCTCATCTTCTTGAGCAATGATTCTTAAGATACCAGACTCTTCAGCTGTCAATTCAAATGTAGCTTTATCAGATTCAATTTCGCAAAGTAGATCATCTAACTCAACAAAATCTCCATCTTCTTTTGCCCAAGATGCAATTGTTACCTCAGTGATAGATTCACCTACTGTAGGAACAACCATTTCAAGAACTTGACCAGTTGCTTTTGGACTTTCTGAGGGAGCAGATACCGTTGGTTCTGCTACTGTAGAAGAAGCTGCTTTCTTAGGAGCTCCCTCACCTTCTTCAATTGTACAAAGCAATGCACCAATTTCTAATACTGCATCTTCTTGTGCTTCTGGAGATATTTTTAATATCCCGTCACTTTCAGCAACTAACTCGAAAGTAGCTTTGTCAGATTCAAGTTCACAAAGCACATCATCTAATTCAACTGCTTCTCCATCTTCCTTTAACCATCTTGCGACAGTTACTTCAGTGATAGATTCACCGACAGCTGGAACATTCATTTGTAAGCTCATAGTTTTATATTTTTTGCGATAGTTAATCGCTAGAGTTCTAGACTAATTTCTTTTTGAATTTATAATGAGGGATACCTACTTCTTCAAATAAATCACCTACTTTTTCGTAGTTTAATTTATTATAGAATTTCTCCGCTACTTCTCTTGCATGTAATGTCATTGTTTCAAATCCATTATCAAATGCAAAAATTTCGCTAAACTGAACCATCAAAGAGCCCAAACCTTTACCTCTCTGATCATCCCTCACGGCAACTTGTCTCATTTTAATTTCCTGAGGAGAAATTGGTTTTAATACTAGGCAAGCAACAACCTCATCAGAATCATTCATAGCTACTAAATGATAGCTATCAAACTCTTCTGACAATTCTTCTTCTGAAAATTCTAAGCCAAGGGGTTTACGTAAAACATCGCTACGTAAATTAACCGCCAATTTGTGCTCAGGTGAATTAAAGGTTACTTCTTTGATAATCATAACAGTTCTTTTATTATAAGTCCTCTTTATCGAACGCTACAGAAACGATTCTTTCCAATTCAGTTTTATGAACCTTAGGGAAACCTGTTGCTGGAGATGCACTTGGTTTACGAGAAACCAACTTCATCTTAATCAACTCTTCTTCGTTTCTAAACGATCTCATGATAAACGTCCAATATCCCATGTTAACAGGTTCTTCTTGTACCCATTTCAATGATTTACGGTTCGAATATCTTTTCAAAATTTTATTTACTTTCTTCTCAGGGAAAGGATGGATTTGTTCTACACGAATGATAGCAACATCATCTCTATTTTCCTTTTCCTTACGTTCTAAAAGATCATAATAGATTTTACCAGTACACATAAGTACTTTTTCTACTTTCTTAGGATCTTTTACAAGTACATCATCATATACTTCTTCAAATTTACCTTTAGTGAAATCTGCTTCTGGAGATATACACTTAGGGTGACGAAGCATAGATTTTGGTGTCATTACAATTAATGGCTTTCTAAAATCCCAAGTTAACTGTCTTCTAATTGCATGGAAGAAGTTAGCTGGAGTTGTAAAATTACCCACTACAATATTGTGCTGAGCTGCCAATTGTAAATATCTTTCAGGACGAGCGTTTGAATGCTCAGGTCCTTGACCTTCATAACCGTGTGGAAGTAACATTACTAACCCGTTACTTCTACCCCATTTACTTTCCCCAGATGTGATAAACTGGTCAATTGTTGTCTGTGCACCATTAGAGAAATCTCCAAATTGAGCTTCCCATATCGTTAAAGCACTAGGGTTTGCCATAGCATAGCCATATTCAAAACCTAAAACGCCATATTCAGACAATAATGAATTGTAAATGTAAAATGGTCCTTGAAGTTTACTAATATGTTGTAAACTGTTGTATTTCTCGTTTGTCTCTGCATCATTTAAGACTGCATGTCTATGAGAGAAAGTACCACGTTGAACATCTTGTCCTGACAATCGAACAATATTACCATCCAATAACACCGAACCGTAAGCTAATAGTTCTGCTGCAGCCCAATTAAATATCTTCTTATCGAAGAACATTTCTTTACGCTCAGTAATTAACTTATCAATTTGCTTAAGAGGTTTAAAACCCTCTGGTACAGTTGTTAAAGCATGCCCTACTGCCTCAATTGTTGTTTTAGAGATTGAAGAATCTGGAGATTCATCAAAATCTGCTTCCTTACCACGTTTTAATTGTTTCCATTGGATTTCCAATTCTTGTGGTCTATAAGGAAGTGGGTGTTGTCTAATCTCATTTAAACGATCTTGCAATAAGCGACGGAATTCTTTATCCATTTGCTTAGCAAGTTGAGCATCAAATTCACCTTTTTCTACTAATTTCTTGAAGAAAATTTCGCGAGGGTTCTGATGTTTCGCAATGATATTATATAACTTTGGCTGAGTGAATTTTGGCTCATCTGCTTCGTTGTGTCCGTGACGACGGTAACATACCATATCAACAAAGATATCTCTGTTATAACGTTGTCTAAACTCAACTGCCAATTTCATAGCATAAGCTACTTCTTCTGGGTGATCTCCGTTTACGTGTAATACTGGCGACTCAATTAACTGAGAAACGTCGGTACAATAAATCGAAGAACGAGCATCATCAAAGTCAGTTGTAAATCCAACTTGGTTATTAATTACGAAGTGGATAGTACCACCTACACCGTAACCTTCCAAGTTCGACATTTGTACTGTTTCATAAACAATACCTTGACCAGCAATTGCTGCATCACCATGTATTAAGATTGGTAGAATACGTTTTGGATCATTGTCGTAAATTGAATCTACCTTTGCTCTTACAACACCTAAAACTACAGGATCAACTGCTTCTAAGTGAGAAGGGTTTGGAGATAAATCAAGACGTACTTTCTTACCGTTGTGTGTTTCTATTTGAGATGAGAATCCTAAGTGATATTTTACATCACCATCTCCCATTGTTTCATCGGGAACTGCCTGTCCTTCAAATTCATTGAAAACTTCTTCATAAGTTTTACCCATCACGTTCGTCAATACATTTAGACGACCACGGTGTGCCATACCTATAACTACTTCTTCAACTCCTAATTCAGCACCTGTGAAAATTGCAGTATCTAATGCTACGATAGATGATTCACCACCTTCTAAAGAGAATCTCTTCTGACCTACAAATTTTGTATGCAAGAAGTTTTCAAATACTACAGCTTCATTCAGTTTACCTAGTATTCTCTTTTTGTCTTCAGGAGAAAAATCATGAGCAGGGTACTCATTTTCGATTTTATCTTGAATCCATGATAATACTTCAGGTTCACGGATTGACATAAATTCAAAACCGATGTGACCGAAATAAATTTGTTTTAATCTAGCTAGAATATCTTTTAGCGTTGCAGATCCCATTCCTAAATAAGAACCTGCTGAGAAAGTTGTTGATAGATCTGCGGTAGATAAACCGAAATCTTCTAATTCTAAACGAGCATGTCTGTCTTTACGTTTACGAACAGGGTTCGTATCAGATAATAAGTGAGCTCTTGATCTAAACGCGTTGATCAATTGTCTTACTGCAACTTCTTTTTGTAACATTTCTTCCGAAATACCACCAGTTACAGGCTTGCTTGTTCCGTTTGAGTTTGTTTTAGCATCTAACTCAGGGTTTTCTCCGAATTTTTCTAATGAAAATTCAAACCCCTCAAAAAATCGTTTCCATGATTCGTCAATTGAATCTGGATCTTGCTTGAATGCCTCGTACATTTGTTCAATGTAGTCGCCATGAGCGTTTGCGATGTAGGAATATTTGTCCATGTGTTTGTTGAGGTTATATACTTGCACCTAGACAAACTTAACAAAAGTATTTAATATATTATATTTGTATACACAAATAAGCAAATACATGAATTATATTTCACTTTTAAGCAACTAGTATAAATGAAATAGCTAATGATTTGAAATTTAATCAAAAACAGCCTTGAAACATTAACAAACGCTTAAAAATAGAGATGGAAAGGTTATTTATAGTAAGTAATCTTTACAAGGTGTAGTATTAAATTCTTCAATTTTAATTTTTTATTTCTATAACTTTTATATATTTATAATGATTAAAAATATATACACCTTAAAAATTCGCTTTTAAATACTGCATGAAACTATACTTATTGCTACTATTCATTTTTTCTCCAATTATATTATTCTCTCAAAATTCTGGTACTGAAAGAAGAACAATTCTAGAAAACCACATTTTAAGAGTTGGTGTGAGAGAGGACCCTCCCTTTGTTATTAAAGGGATAGATGGAACTTTTTATGGGTTAAGTATAGATTTATGGCACATGGTTGCTGAAGATTTACATTTAGTATATGAGTTTGTTGAATACGAACATATGCCTGGTTTAATTTTAGGTTTATCTAGAAGACAAATTGATATTTCAGCTAATCCAATGCCTGTAAGTAGTACAAGGATAAGACAACTTGATGTCACCTACCCTTTCATGACTACCTCCTTAGGTGTTGTTGTTCTTAAAGACAAACAAGATCAATTGACTATCTTCTTTTCTAACCTATTTTCGGTTGGTTTCATGAAACTTCTTTTCACTTTAGTTATTATTGTTTGCCTTTTTGGTACTCTAGTATGGTGGGTTGAAAAAAAGTATAATGCGAAAGATTTTAGGGATGGAATTGAAGGGATAATGGATGGTATATGGTGGTCAACAGTTACAATTACAACGGTTGGTTACGGTGACAAAACACCCAAAACAACGATAGGAAGAGTTATTTCTATGGTTTGGATGTTTGTAGCCATTAGTTTAATATCTAGCTTTACAGCAACTATTACTTCTACTTTGACATTAAATCAATTAGAAGCTAAAATAAAATCTGTTAGCGAATTAAGAAAAATGAAGGGTAACATAGGCGTTACTGCACATTCTGGCGCTGAAAGCTACCTATTAAAACATCAAATAAATCCATCAACTTTTTCTAACCCTAATGAAGGGCTTTTAGCTTTAGAGAGTGGGAAAATTGTAGCTTTTGTTCATGATAAACCCATAATGCGTTATCTTATTAAAGAACGAAATGGAGAAGATTTATTTGAAATATCACAAGCTAATTTCAAACAGAATTATTATTCCTTTTTTATGCCTAGAAATAGTAAACTATATAAGAAAATCAACTCAGAAATAGTTGATAACATTGATAAAGATTCTTGGCATAGACTTCTTAAAAAATACAATATGGATGAGATCAATTAACACAACTGCTCAAAAACGATTCGGAACAAATGGAGAAAATATTGCATCAAAATACTTGATTGATAAAGGTTACACCCTTTTAAAAAGAAATTACAAGTACAGCTATAACGAGATTGATATTATTTGTAAAAAAGATCGATTTCTAGTTTTTGTTGAAGTAAAAACTAGATCTTCAAATGACTTTGGATTCCCTGAAAATCACGTTTCTAAAAAACAGATCAATAATATAACAAATGCGGCTATTCATTACATGGAAACTAATAATAACTCAAATTATTTAGTTAGATATGACATCATTAGTATTACCTATACATCAAATACAATTGATATAAAACATATTGAAGATGCTTTTTATTAATTGTATAAATCACAACGTAAATTTATTCTTATGCTCAAAAAAACCACTTATTTCTGCGTATTTGTTTTCCTATTTCTTTTATCAAACTACGGGTTATGTCAAGAAAGGAAAGTTAAAATTATTACCGTTGTTGAAACTACCAAAAACAGCACAGGCAGGTCTAAAATGATTGAAGTAACCTCCATACGAAATTCAGAAGATTTTACCACTACAAGGACAGAAGGTAAAGACACAAAGCAAAAAGACATTAATAGAAGTGATGCAAAAGTGGATAACTTACAGGAAACAAAGTTATTAAATATAGTTAATGCAGGAGGAGTACAATATAGAAATGTAGCTTCTAACGATGCAATTGTTGCTTCTAGAGTAGCTGAGTTACTAACTGAAGGATGGGAATTAAAATCTGTTGTTTCTAGTATGGAGAATAAATCTACTTCTTTTCAGATGACACGATATATATTTATTCAGTAACAAAAAAGAGTCCTTTCAACTTAATGGAAGGACTCTCTTTTTATTTAAAATTATTTATGCATTGATAGCATTATCTTTTACAGCACCTTCTTTTATTGCTTCCACAATAGAAGGGTCTAATAAAGTAGAAATATCTCCGAAATTATCCGTTTGACCTTCTCCTATTTTCCTTAAAATTCTTCTCATAATTTTACCTGATCTTGTTTTTGGAAGACCACGTACAATTTGAACTTTATCAGGACGAGCAATCTTACCGATTTTATCAATTACTACTTCTAAAATCTGTTCTTTCAATTCTAATATTGTGCTTACTTCTAATTCTGCAGAATCACAGACAACGTAAGCATAGATACCTTGTCCTTTAATATCGTGAGGATACCCAACAACAGCAGATTCAATAACAGCACTATGCATATTAATTGCATTTTCAACTTCTGCAGTTCCTAATCTATGTCCAGACACGTTCATAACATCATCTACACGACCAAGAATTCT includes:
- a CDS encoding transporter substrate-binding domain-containing protein; its protein translation is MKLYLLLLFIFSPIILFSQNSGTERRTILENHILRVGVREDPPFVIKGIDGTFYGLSIDLWHMVAEDLHLVYEFVEYEHMPGLILGLSRRQIDISANPMPVSSTRIRQLDVTYPFMTTSLGVVVLKDKQDQLTIFFSNLFSVGFMKLLFTLVIIVCLFGTLVWWVEKKYNAKDFRDGIEGIMDGIWWSTVTITTVGYGDKTPKTTIGRVISMVWMFVAISLISSFTATITSTLTLNQLEAKIKSVSELRKMKGNIGVTAHSGAESYLLKHQINPSTFSNPNEGLLALESGKIVAFVHDKPIMRYLIKERNGEDLFEISQANFKQNYYSFFMPRNSKLYKKINSEIVDNIDKDSWHRLLKKYNMDEIN
- a CDS encoding YraN family protein; this encodes MRSINTTAQKRFGTNGENIASKYLIDKGYTLLKRNYKYSYNEIDIICKKDRFLVFVEVKTRSSNDFGFPENHVSKKQINNITNAAIHYMETNNNSNYLVRYDIISITYTSNTIDIKHIEDAFY